A window of Pseudomonas putida genomic DNA:
CTGGGCCTGGTCGCGACCGGTCTGTACATGGTCATCAGCGGCTTCACCTCGCCCAGCGGGCGCACCGCGCAACTGGCCAACCTGTGGAATGACGGCGGCATGTTCCCCAACGGCCTGATGGGCTTCTTCGCCGGCTTCCAGATCGCCGTGTTCGCCTTCGTCGGCATCGAACTGGTGGGCACCACCGCCGCCGAAGCGAAGAACCCGGAACGCACCCTGCCACGGGCGATCAACTCGATCCCGGTGCGGATCATCGTGTTCTACGTACTGGCGCTGATCGCGATCATGGCCGTGACCCCATGGCGCGACGTGGTGCCGGGCAAGAGCCCGTTCGTGGAGCTGTTCGTGCTGGCCGGCCTGCCGGCGGCAGCGAGCATCATCAACTTCGTGGTGCTGACCTCGGCGGCCTCGTCGGCCAACAGCGGCGTGTTCTCCACCAGCCGCATGCTCTACGGCCTGAGCCAGGAGGGTGACGCACCCAAGGCGTTCGAGAAGCTGTCGAGCCGCTCGGTGCCGGCCAACGGCCTGTACTTCTCCTGCACCTGCCTGCTGCTGGGCGCAGTGCTGATCTACCTGGTGCCGAACGTGGTCGAGGCATTCACCCTGGTCACCACCGTTTCGGCGGTGCTGTTCATGTTCGTCTGGACGCTGATACTGCTGTCGTACCTGAAGTACCGCAAACACCGCGCGGCGCTGCACCAGGCCTCGAAGTACAAGATGCCGGGCGGGCGCTTCATGTGCTACGTGTGCCTGGTGTTCTTTGCCTTCATCCTGGTGTTGCTGAGCCTGGAGGACGATACCCGCGCAGCGTTGCTGGTGACGCCGATCTGGTTTGTGCTGCTGGCGGTGACCTACCAGGGGGTGCGCAGCAAGCGTCATCCGCGCACGGCTGTGCGCAACGGCTGATGGCCTCGGGGGCTGCTTTGCAGCCCCAATCCTGTGCACACAAATCCATCAGGCACCAACCTGGATCCAGCCAACGCCCCAACACCTCGCACAACCCCTCTATTGCGCACCTTTCGCCGTTAGGCACACCCCTTGCAACACCCCTCCCCGCTTGCCCAACACATAAAAACTCAGCGGAGAGAGCACATGAAGCGTCGCAGTCTGATCAAGGCCCTTACCCTCAGCGCATCGATTGCCGCAATGGGCCTGAGCTGGAGCATCCAGGCCGCCGAGACCATCAAGGTCGGCATCCTGCATTCGCTGTCGGGGACCATGGCCATTTCCGAGACTTCGCTCAAGGACATGGCACTGATGACTATCGATGAGATCAACGCCAAGGGCGGTGTGAACGGCAAGCTGCTCGAACCGGTGGTGGTCGATCCGGCCTCCA
This region includes:
- the cycA gene encoding D-serine/D-alanine/glycine transporter translates to MTQTSPTAPDEQHLQRNLTNRHIQLIAIGGAIGTGLFMGSGKTISLAGPSIIFVYMIIGFMLFFVMRAMGELLLSNLNYKSFIDFSADLLGPWAGYFTGWTYWFCWVVTGIADVVAIAAYTQFWFPELPQWIPALTCVGLLLSLNLVTVKMFGEMEFWFALIKIVAILGLVATGLYMVISGFTSPSGRTAQLANLWNDGGMFPNGLMGFFAGFQIAVFAFVGIELVGTTAAEAKNPERTLPRAINSIPVRIIVFYVLALIAIMAVTPWRDVVPGKSPFVELFVLAGLPAAASIINFVVLTSAASSANSGVFSTSRMLYGLSQEGDAPKAFEKLSSRSVPANGLYFSCTCLLLGAVLIYLVPNVVEAFTLVTTVSAVLFMFVWTLILLSYLKYRKHRAALHQASKYKMPGGRFMCYVCLVFFAFILVLLSLEDDTRAALLVTPIWFVLLAVTYQGVRSKRHPRTAVRNG